In Bythopirellula goksoeyrii, a single window of DNA contains:
- the miaE gene encoding tRNA-(ms[2]io[6]A)-hydroxylase encodes MLHLKSPTDDSWLAQVDSNLEEVLIDHAHCEKKAAGTALNLIFHYVEDRELCQEMTEIVNEELEHFHMVLDLLERRGIRFRRLKPSQYGSRLHALVRKSEPERAVDRLLVAGLIEARSCERFQALAEHVSDPELATFYRSLFESEARHHATYTRLAKHFAAEDVVETRLAELYEAEAAIMAEREQFPRMHS; translated from the coding sequence ATGCTGCACCTCAAGTCCCCTACCGACGACAGTTGGCTCGCTCAAGTCGATTCCAACCTCGAAGAAGTCCTCATTGACCACGCGCATTGCGAGAAGAAGGCAGCGGGGACGGCGTTGAATCTCATCTTCCACTATGTCGAGGACCGCGAGCTTTGCCAGGAGATGACTGAGATCGTCAATGAAGAGCTGGAACATTTCCATATGGTTCTCGATCTCTTGGAGCGTCGCGGTATTCGGTTTCGGCGACTCAAGCCAAGCCAATACGGCAGTCGCTTGCATGCCTTGGTTCGAAAGAGTGAACCTGAAAGGGCCGTCGATCGACTGCTGGTCGCTGGTCTAATCGAAGCTCGAAGTTGCGAACGATTTCAAGCCCTGGCAGAGCATGTCTCCGACCCTGAGTTGGCGACCTTTTACCGCAGCCTATTTGAGAGCGAAGCCCGCCATCATGCGACCTACACGCGGCTGGCGAAACATTTTGCAGCCGAAGACGTCGTCGAAACACGTCTCGCGGAATTGTACGAAGCTGAGGCCGCGATAATGGCCGAGCGGGAGCAATTTCCCCGAATGCATAGCTAA
- a CDS encoding SDR family NAD(P)-dependent oxidoreductase, which yields MNESQNHRLALVTGGASGLGREFCLQLAAQGWHVIVADVDQAGSQETLAEIERAGGRGQIEHLDVTDQTAWNNLMLRLRAEWPRLDLLINNAGICSAGKIGESPLAAFRRVCEVNLFGVINGCHAMVPWMRETAPGGAIVNIASVAALLNAPAMAAYSASKAGVVSFSETLFGELRNLGISVTVVLPGFFASQLLRRGDFCDELFRRIAQDYTNVSTTSAAEVAKNTLRAVEKKQLHVPLGWRVRMVWLVKRLVPTLFQRMVAGKCASDELSHSEPEHLQSGQHIDPGAAKASVPPAET from the coding sequence ATGAACGAATCGCAGAATCATCGACTTGCGCTGGTAACTGGCGGTGCCAGCGGACTGGGCAGAGAATTCTGCCTGCAGTTGGCTGCACAAGGCTGGCATGTCATTGTGGCAGACGTCGATCAAGCAGGATCTCAAGAAACTCTCGCCGAAATTGAACGTGCTGGTGGACGGGGACAGATTGAGCACCTCGATGTAACCGATCAAACCGCCTGGAACAATCTGATGCTAAGGCTACGCGCCGAGTGGCCTCGGCTGGATTTGCTCATTAATAACGCAGGAATTTGCTCCGCGGGAAAAATTGGAGAATCGCCACTCGCCGCTTTTCGCCGTGTCTGCGAGGTGAATCTGTTCGGCGTGATCAATGGTTGTCATGCGATGGTCCCCTGGATGCGAGAGACTGCTCCGGGTGGTGCGATCGTGAATATTGCCTCCGTCGCTGCTCTGCTGAACGCGCCGGCGATGGCAGCCTACAGCGCGTCAAAGGCGGGAGTCGTTTCTTTTTCAGAAACGCTCTTCGGTGAACTTCGCAATCTGGGAATTAGTGTTACCGTGGTGCTTCCCGGCTTCTTTGCTTCTCAACTTTTGAGGCGTGGCGATTTCTGCGACGAGTTGTTTCGACGTATCGCTCAAGATTATACTAATGTCTCAACAACGTCTGCGGCAGAGGTAGCAAAGAACACTCTCAGGGCAGTCGAGAAAAAACAACTCCACGTCCCTTTGGGGTGGCGAGTACGAATGGTCTGGCTGGTCAAACGACTAGTGCCAACATTGTTTCAGCGAATGGTCGCTGGAAAGTGTGCCAGCGATGAGCTGAGCCACTCAGAGCCTGAGCACCTTCAGTCAGGCCAACACATTGATCCGGGAGCCGCGAAGGCAAGTGTGCCTCCGGCTGAGACTTGA